The stretch of DNA GCGTCCAATTCTGTTGGCACTGCTCAGCGGCACTGCTCTGCTGCTGTTAATCGCGTGCATGAATGTGGCGAGCCTGCTACTGGTGCGCTCCGAGAGCCGCAGGCGGGAGATAGCCGTTCGAGGCGCGCTGGGAGCGTCGCCGGCAAGGCTGGTGAGGCAGTTTGTAACCGAGGGTCTGGTGCTCACAGCCGGGAGCACCGCTGCCGGAGTGGGTTTAGCCTGCCTCGCAATTCGGCTGCTGGCCCGGCTGATTCCACCACAGATGTTGGCCGGCATGCCCTACCTGCGCGGGTTGGGACTGAATTTCCGCGTGCTGGCATTTGCGGGCATGCTTGCGTTGATGGCGTGCCTGGTGTTTTCCGTTGCGCCCGCTGTGCGTTTGTATCTGTCAGGCCGGGTCATGGGAATGCAGGCAGCACTGGCCGAAGGAGCCAGGGGGTCGGCGGGCATATTCTGGCGGCGGCTCGGTTCGAACATGGTGCTGGTGGAGCTGGCCATGGCGATGGTGCTGTTGACTGGCGCGGGATTACTGGGCAAGAGCCTCTACCGTCTTCTGAATACCAACATCGGCATGCGGTCTGATCATCTGGCGATGCTGCGGGTTACCGCGCCTGGCGCGAGGTACGAAAAAGTGGAAAAGAAAATCGCTCTCGCGAAACAGGTCGTTGAAAGGCTCCGGAGCCTGCCCGGAGTACGGTCGGCAGGCATCTGCACTCAGCCGCCGCTCAACAGCGGCAGCAACAGCGTGACATTCATGGTTGTCGGCAGACCCAAGAATGGGCCTCCCGATGAGGTGAATATCAAGCAGATCGATTCCGGATACTTCGCCACAGTGGGAGCCCAGTTATTCCAAGGCCGTTCCTTTACCGAGAACGACGATGCGGCCAGACCTCCGGTGATGATCATCAATCAGGCGATGGCGCGAGCGTATTTCCCCTCCGAGGACCCGATCGGCAAGCGAATTATTTTTGACGAATCGACGCCTCCCAAACAAATTGTCGGCATCGTCCAGGACATCAAGGAAGGCCCGCTGGATGTGGCGACCAAGCCCGTTATGTACGACCCATATCCGCAGGAACCGGATAACTGGTTTTTTGCCGTGGTTCGAACATGGCGGGACGAGCGGGCGATGCTGCCTGTGCTGGGCGCTGCCATCCGTGAGATCGACCCGACGCTGGCCACCTTTGGCGAGACAACCATGAGCGCAAGAATCAACGACTCCTCCGCTGCATATCTGCATCGCTCTTCAGCGTGGCTGGCCTGCGGCTTCGCAGCGATTGCTCTGGTGCTAAGCGTGGTGGGGTTGTATGGCGTCATCGCCTATTCGGTGAGCCAGCGGACGCGTGAGATCGGGGTACGAATGGCGCTGGGCGCGCCGCGCGGGTCGGTCTACGGCATGATCCTAGGCGAGGCCGGGTGGCTTACCGGGATTGGAATTGTGCTTGGATTGGCATGCTCGATCGGAGCTGCAACACTAATGCGCAAACTGCTCTTTGGCACAGCGGCCTGGGACGCGGAGACATTGGCCGGCGTCACCGTGGTTTTGGCCGGAGCCGCGATGCTGGCGAGTTATCTTCCGGCGCGGCGGGCCGCGAGGGTCGATCCTGCGGAGGCGCTGCGAACCGAGTAAAGAAGCGGTGCAAACACTCACTGCAAACGAACAAGCTCAGGAGAAGATCATGGGGCAGGCAGGTGGGTTCTTTCGGAAGCTCAGGATATTGATTCGCCGTGACCAATTTCGCAGCGAACTCGATGAAGAAATGACCTTTCACCGCATGCAGGCAGAGAAAGAGTTTCTTGCCGGCGGCATGACTAGGAAAGCCGCACGGCTCACAGCGATGCGTCAGTTCGGAAATGGGGAACGACTCAAGGAGCGGAGCCGGGAAGTAGTCGGCTTCCGGATCGAGACGGTACTGCAGGATTTGCGCTTTGCGCTGCGGCAATTGCGCAAGAATCCGGGCTTTACCGCGACTGCCGTCGTCGTGCTGGCACTGGGAATTGGCGCCAGCGTGGCGATCTTCGGGTTTGTGGATGCGGCGCTGATCAAGCCTCTGCCGTATCGCGACCCTTCGCGGATCGTGGGGGTGTACGAGAGCGCCAAGCAGTGTCCGAAATGCAATCTCTCTTACGAGGACTATCTCGACTGGAAGAAGCAGAATGCAGTCTTCCAATCGCTGGAAGCGTGGGGCACGAACAGTTATCTGTTTCCAACGCCCTCCGGCGCTCAGCCGGTGCCAGGAACGCGAGTGAGCGATGGGTTCTTTCGCGCGCTGGGGGTTACCCCTTTCCTGGGCCGCGACTTTTATACGGGCGAGAGTTCGCCGGAAGCGCCCCGCACTGTCTTGCTGAGCTATGCGGCATGGCAGGAGCGGTTTGGCGGGCAAAAGAGCGCGGTGGGTCAGACGATCACTCTGAGCGGGCTTCCCTACACGATCATTGGCGTTCTTCCGCGGGAGTTCAACTTTGCGCCGCGCGGAATCTCCGAGTTCTGGTCCACGTTTCACGATCCCAATGGGTGCGAAAAGCGACGAAGCTGCCACAGTATCTACGGGTTGGCGCGGCTCAAGGATGGCGTGACGACGGAGACGGCGACGGCGGATACCAAGACCATCGCCCAGCGGCTGGAGATGCAATATCCGAACTCGAACAAGGGTCAGGGCGCCATCGTCCTGCCACTCTCTGAAGTGATCGTCGGCAACATTCGTCCTATCCTACTGGTCCTGCTGGCCGGAGCGACGCTGCTGCTGCTTATTGCGTGCGTGAATGTATCGAGCCTGGTGCTGGTGCGGGCCGAGACCCGAAAGCGCGAGTTCGCCGTGCGTAGCGCGCTGGGCGCCTCCCGGATGCGGCTCATGAGGCAGTTTGCGACCGAGGGTATTGTGCTGGTAACAGTCGGAACTGCACTGAGCCTGGGCGCAGCCGACGCCGGTATGCGTGCGTTGAGCGCGCTTCCGCCGAAACAGGCGCTGGGGTCCATGCCCTTTCTTGAAGGGCTGAAGCTTAACATGCACAGCATTGCCTTTGCGGGATTGCTGGCGGTAGTGGCGGCGATTCTCTTCTCGATTGTGCCGATGCTGCGCCTCCCGCTGGCGCTTGTGTATTCGGGACTTACAGAAGGCGGACGCAACTCGGCCGGCCGGGCATGGCGAAGCCTGGGCGCGAACCTGGTGGTTGCGGAAATGGCCACGGCCATGGTTCTGCTGGCCGGTGCGGGACTGCTGGCCAAGAGCTTTTACCGGCTGCTGCATGTGGACGTGCATTTCAATCCTGACCATCTGGCGTTGGTGAATGTGGAGGCGCCTGACGAAGTGTACGGCAAGGCGCCCCAGTCGTTGACGCTCGACCGCAAAGTGGTAGCGCGGGTGTCGCAGTTGCCGGGCGTGATCTCGGTGGGATTAAGCAGCGACCCGCCGCTGACCTGCAACTGCGACACGACGTGGTTCCGCGTAATGGGCCATGGGTACAATGGCGAGCACAACGACGCGCCGGAGCGGGATGTAACTCCTGAATATTTCAAGACCCTCCAGGCAGGAATGGTGCGAGGCCGTGCGTTTACGGAGAGCGACGACGCGGGACATCTTCCGTACCTAATCATCAACAAAACCCTGGCGCAGCAGTTTTTCCCTGGTGAGGACCCGGTGGGCAAGAAGATCGGCGACCCTCTCCTTTCGAAGGAATCGCTGCGGGAGATCATCGGGGTCGTCGACGATATCCGCGAGGGTGCCCTGGATGACGAGCTTCGCCCGGCGGTCTACTACCCCATGTATCAGGAACCGGAAGACGGATTCACAGTGGTGGTGCGCGCGGCCCAGTCGCCGGAATCGGTTCTTTCGGCCATCTCCGCGGCGATTCACCAGATCGATCCCGGCATCGGCGTCTCGAATGAGACGACCATGACCGAACAGATCGACAATTCGGCGACGGCCGCGATTCACAGAGCTGCTGCGTCGCTGGTGGGCGGGTTTGCCGCGATGGCGCTGGTGCTGGGGGTAGTCGGCCTGTACGGAGTGGTCGCGTACTCGGTGAGCCAGCGGACACGGGAGATTGGTGTGCGCATGGCGCTGGGTGCGCCGCGCCGTTCGGTGTACGGGCTGATCCTGCGCGAGGCAGGATGGCTCACAGGGATCGGGATCGTGCTGGGACTCGCGTGCTCCATCGGGGCCGCTACGGGAATGCGCAAGCTGCTGTTTGGCACCGAGGCCTGGGATGCGACAACGCTGGTCAGCGTAGCCATGGTGCTGGCCGCGGCTGCAATGTTTGCCAGTTACATCCCGGCGCATCGGGCAGCCGGGGTTGATCCCGCGGAAGCGCTGCGGGCGGAGTGAGATGCGTAGGACGAGTTTGTAGGTTTGATTGCGCGCTAGTTTTCCGGAGATACCCGCGGAGTTACTTCATGAGTTAGGCTAGAACACAGATCAACTCAACGATATCTGTGAGTCAAAGTCTTCCATGAAGGGGTATTTCTCTGTGCGTTTTTCCGTGCTGAGTGGATTTTCGGTTGCGATGCGGACAAGTCTTGGGCATATTTCATTTCTTCTGGTAAGAACCATTTGCGCCGCAGTGGCGCTGGCAGCGAGTCTTCGGGGTGCAGGCGCGCTACAGGCGCAGGCGGTGGATCGGCTTCCGGAAGCTATCGACTCGGCGAAGCTGGTTGCATTGCCTCGCCATCATCCTCAGTGGGCAAATGCGGCCAACAGTATCGGCGCGCTGTCGGCGAGTCAGCCCATCGATGGCCTTACGATCGTCTTGTCCCGGTCTCCGGAGAAGGAGCTTGCCTTTGAGAAGCTCCTGGCCGCTCAGCAGGATCCTGCCTCGCCCGAATATCATCACTGGCTTACTGCCGCCGAGGTTGGCCAGCGATTCGGACTCTCGGAGCATGATTTGGCGGCTGTCAGCGCGTGGCTCCAGTCGCAGGGACTGCATGTGTCCTTTGTAGCTCCGAGCCGCATCTTCCTCGGTTTTGGCGGCACTGTGGAGCAGCTCAACCACGCCTTCCACACGGAGTTGCAGAGCTACAACGTGCATG from Acidicapsa acidisoli encodes:
- a CDS encoding ABC transporter permease, with translation MGQAGGFFRKLRILIRRDQFRSELDEEMTFHRMQAEKEFLAGGMTRKAARLTAMRQFGNGERLKERSREVVGFRIETVLQDLRFALRQLRKNPGFTATAVVVLALGIGASVAIFGFVDAALIKPLPYRDPSRIVGVYESAKQCPKCNLSYEDYLDWKKQNAVFQSLEAWGTNSYLFPTPSGAQPVPGTRVSDGFFRALGVTPFLGRDFYTGESSPEAPRTVLLSYAAWQERFGGQKSAVGQTITLSGLPYTIIGVLPREFNFAPRGISEFWSTFHDPNGCEKRRSCHSIYGLARLKDGVTTETATADTKTIAQRLEMQYPNSNKGQGAIVLPLSEVIVGNIRPILLVLLAGATLLLLIACVNVSSLVLVRAETRKREFAVRSALGASRMRLMRQFATEGIVLVTVGTALSLGAADAGMRALSALPPKQALGSMPFLEGLKLNMHSIAFAGLLAVVAAILFSIVPMLRLPLALVYSGLTEGGRNSAGRAWRSLGANLVVAEMATAMVLLAGAGLLAKSFYRLLHVDVHFNPDHLALVNVEAPDEVYGKAPQSLTLDRKVVARVSQLPGVISVGLSSDPPLTCNCDTTWFRVMGHGYNGEHNDAPERDVTPEYFKTLQAGMVRGRAFTESDDAGHLPYLIINKTLAQQFFPGEDPVGKKIGDPLLSKESLREIIGVVDDIREGALDDELRPAVYYPMYQEPEDGFTVVVRAAQSPESVLSAISAAIHQIDPGIGVSNETTMTEQIDNSATAAIHRAAASLVGGFAAMALVLGVVGLYGVVAYSVSQRTREIGVRMALGAPRRSVYGLILREAGWLTGIGIVLGLACSIGAATGMRKLLFGTEAWDATTLVSVAMVLAAAAMFASYIPAHRAAGVDPAEALRAE
- a CDS encoding ABC transporter permease — its product is MGFASGFLRRLWVLIRRERFRSELDEEMAFHRAQAEKVFVASGMTPKAARIAAKRQFGNPERLKERSQEVVSFRFETVAQDLRFALRQLRKNPGFTATATLILALGIGASVAIFGFVDAALIKPLPYQEPSRLVGVYESISIGPQFHLSYLDYLDWKRLNKVFTSLEAYDSSDLFLGTPSGAERAAGVRVSDGFFRTLGVKPLLGRDFVAGEDAASAPRTVLLSYAAWQKRYGGAQDVAGQTVTLNGQTNTIIGVLPPEFHFAPVEPAEFWTTLHDSTSEDRGGHGLSGMARLKDGVSLGSAAADMADIAGQLARQYPDADGGRGATVLPLAEVLVGNLRPILLALLSGTALLLLIACMNVASLLLVRSESRRREIAVRGALGASPARLVRQFVTEGLVLTAGSTAAGVGLACLAIRLLARLIPPQMLAGMPYLRGLGLNFRVLAFAGMLALMACLVFSVAPAVRLYLSGRVMGMQAALAEGARGSAGIFWRRLGSNMVLVELAMAMVLLTGAGLLGKSLYRLLNTNIGMRSDHLAMLRVTAPGARYEKVEKKIALAKQVVERLRSLPGVRSAGICTQPPLNSGSNSVTFMVVGRPKNGPPDEVNIKQIDSGYFATVGAQLFQGRSFTENDDAARPPVMIINQAMARAYFPSEDPIGKRIIFDESTPPKQIVGIVQDIKEGPLDVATKPVMYDPYPQEPDNWFFAVVRTWRDERAMLPVLGAAIREIDPTLATFGETTMSARINDSSAAYLHRSSAWLACGFAAIALVLSVVGLYGVIAYSVSQRTREIGVRMALGAPRGSVYGMILGEAGWLTGIGIVLGLACSIGAATLMRKLLFGTAAWDAETLAGVTVVLAGAAMLASYLPARRAARVDPAEALRTE